In a genomic window of Gloeocapsopsis dulcis:
- a CDS encoding Tex family protein, with the protein MLNIPQVLAQELSLKPFQVQNALDLFAEGATIPFVARYRKERTGEMNEVQLRDLAERYTYLTELEARKTTILDAIAASGKLTDELQAKIETCLQKTELEDLYLPYRPKRRTKATIAREKGLEPLAELIKSLNTKNVALVSLDKEATKFLSEEVKTVADALSGAGDILAEEVSEKANLRAYVRDYLIHNGVFKSQIKKEYLEGTTKFETYRNFSVSVQDIAPHNLLALLRGENEKILALELAFDETEVLSNIAAQEIKTKVPEIREFYHQMLKDAFNRLMKASLIGEVITQKKAEADIESIKTFETNLRELLLSPPAGMKPTLAIDPGFRTGCKVAVLDETGKFLDYQAVFPHASANERSQATKTIKRLIEEYKIELIAIGNGTASRETDEFVSEVLQTVEQKPIKVIVNESGASIYSASKVAITEFPDLDITVRGAISIGRRLQDPLAELVKIDPKSIGVGQYQHDVDQKLLKKKLDEIVESCVNYVGVDLNTASKELLNFVSGISPTVANNIVTYRNQNGAFKSRQQLLKVTKLGPKAFEQAAGFLRIRGGKNPLDNTAVHPESYSVVEAIAADINISPVQITQVAQKLKSISLKKYVTATIGEPTLRDIISELEKPGRDPRAEFKYATFREGIKEITDLQIGMELEGIITNVANFGAFVDIGIHENGLVHISQLSNHFVSDPKQVVKVGQIVRVKVLDINEKQKRISLSMKAVKVQRGEE; encoded by the coding sequence TTATCTCTAAAACCTTTCCAAGTCCAAAATGCGCTTGATTTGTTTGCCGAAGGCGCGACAATCCCTTTCGTTGCGCGTTACCGCAAAGAACGTACAGGGGAAATGAATGAAGTGCAACTGCGGGACTTAGCAGAAAGATATACTTATTTAACCGAATTAGAAGCAAGAAAGACAACAATTTTAGATGCGATCGCTGCCTCAGGTAAACTTACAGATGAACTTCAAGCGAAAATAGAAACGTGTCTGCAAAAAACTGAATTAGAAGATCTCTATCTTCCCTATCGACCAAAGCGACGCACTAAAGCAACTATTGCCAGAGAAAAAGGGTTAGAACCACTAGCAGAGTTGATTAAATCTTTAAATACTAAAAATGTAGCACTAGTATCCCTCGACAAGGAAGCAACAAAGTTTCTTTCAGAAGAAGTTAAAACTGTTGCAGATGCGCTGAGTGGTGCTGGAGACATTCTCGCAGAAGAAGTTTCAGAAAAAGCAAATTTACGCGCCTACGTACGAGATTACCTCATTCACAATGGAGTGTTTAAATCTCAAATTAAAAAAGAATATCTTGAAGGTACAACTAAGTTTGAAACTTACCGTAATTTTAGTGTTTCCGTTCAAGATATTGCCCCACATAATCTGCTAGCTTTACTACGCGGTGAAAATGAAAAAATCTTAGCCTTAGAATTAGCTTTTGATGAAACAGAGGTTTTGTCTAACATAGCAGCACAAGAGATTAAAACTAAGGTTCCAGAAATTCGCGAATTTTATCATCAAATGCTTAAAGATGCATTTAACCGCTTGATGAAAGCTTCTTTGATTGGTGAAGTCATCACTCAAAAGAAAGCTGAAGCAGATATTGAGTCAATTAAAACCTTTGAAACGAATTTAAGAGAATTACTGTTATCTCCACCTGCTGGAATGAAACCAACACTGGCAATTGATCCCGGATTTCGGACAGGTTGTAAAGTTGCGGTATTAGATGAAACAGGAAAGTTTTTAGATTATCAAGCCGTATTTCCTCACGCTTCTGCAAACGAGCGATCGCAAGCGACAAAAACCATTAAAAGATTGATTGAAGAATATAAAATTGAACTGATTGCGATCGGTAATGGTACAGCTAGCCGCGAAACTGATGAATTTGTCTCAGAAGTTTTACAAACGGTAGAACAAAAGCCAATTAAAGTTATTGTGAATGAGTCGGGTGCATCAATTTATTCAGCAAGTAAAGTTGCGATCACAGAATTCCCCGATCTTGATATTACAGTACGCGGTGCAATTAGTATTGGTCGTCGGTTGCAAGACCCTTTAGCAGAATTAGTAAAAATTGATCCTAAATCAATTGGTGTTGGACAATATCAACATGATGTCGATCAAAAGTTACTTAAAAAGAAGCTAGATGAAATTGTAGAAAGCTGTGTTAACTATGTTGGGGTAGATTTAAATACGGCTTCTAAAGAGTTGTTGAATTTTGTGTCTGGCATTAGTCCTACAGTTGCTAACAATATTGTTACTTATCGCAATCAAAATGGTGCTTTCAAAAGCCGCCAACAACTGCTTAAAGTGACTAAGTTAGGACCAAAAGCTTTTGAACAAGCAGCAGGTTTTTTACGCATTCGTGGAGGGAAAAACCCTTTAGATAATACTGCTGTACATCCTGAAAGTTATAGTGTCGTAGAGGCGATCGCTGCAGACATAAATATATCTCCGGTACAAATTACCCAAGTAGCTCAAAAACTCAAATCAATTTCTCTGAAAAAATATGTTACTGCAACGATCGGCGAACCAACACTAAGGGATATCATTAGCGAATTAGAAAAACCTGGAAGAGATCCCCGTGCAGAATTTAAGTATGCTACCTTTAGAGAAGGAATTAAAGAAATAACCGACCTTCAAATTGGAATGGAGTTAGAAGGTATTATCACAAACGTTGCGAACTTTGGTGCTTTCGTAGATATTGGAATTCACGAAAATGGCTTAGTTCACATATCACAATTATCAAATCATTTTGTCAGCGATCCTAAGCAAGTTGTTAAGGTAGGACAAATTGTGCGAGTAAAAGTCTTAGATATTAATGAAAAGCAAAAGCGGATTAGTTTGTCAATGAAGGCAGTCAAAGTTCAAAGGGGTGAGGAGTGA
- a CDS encoding EAL domain-containing protein yields MTLRKKTLLLIGLTLISLIGVIYATSSTILLRSFSKLEQEDSRYNVKRVHDALSDEVDKLSLTTRDWAEWDETYSFVESSNQEYINSHLSNISINRLKLNLMLYVHASGKIVFDKGYDLERGQELPILRNFQKHLTAKTILQHSSIKSSISGLVMLPEGPMMIASRPILNSESRGPIRGTLIKGRYLNDSAIAKVAEQTYLSVKAYRFDDAQIPQDVQQVRFALSSSDQGSIIVRPSDEQTVAGYTLIEDVYGKPALLLRVDTPRLIYQQGQASTRYILSSLLIVGVMFVVATLLLIEKLILSRLSRLSAAVEGIGRSGDLAARVFSMSGQDELSSLAGTINDMLEALKHSIEEQRQSEERYHTYDRVLAELSKHKMIDCSNLHINLQEITEAAAHTLEVERVGVWVYDDELYKKLLCVDLYRKSTDEHSQGAELAAAHYPTYFEALQEERTIAAYDAHTDPRTKELAQLYLYSNNITSMLDAPIWLGGSMVGVVCHEHLGSNRHWNIEEKNFAASIADLVSVSIEACERKRSQEALRKAHDDLEIRVRQRTAELAQINKELQAEIIERTLAEEKLLYEAFHDSLTGLPNRALFMQRLGYALVQAKRRHSYLFAVLFLDLDRFKLVNDSLGHLVGDQLLIAFVRRLEVCLRSMDIVARLGGDEFVILLDDIKDVKDATLIAERIQKELTSPFNLNGYEVFITTSIGIALSTPEYDQPEDILRDADTVMYRAKSLGKARHAVFDREMHARAVSLLQLENDLRRAVERQELEIYYQPIVSLRSNEITGFEALLRWNHRGHGMISPAEFIPVAEETGLIIPIGYWVLHEACHQTRIWQEQFPDISPLTININFSGKQFAQPDLIKQIDRILQETGLPGQSLKIEITESVLIENADLAAHMLMQLKKLGVQVYIDDFGTGYSSLSYLHNFPIDALKIDHSFVKRMGSNNDNPELVKTIARMAHNLNMNIVAEGIETIEQLMQLQALKCEYGQGYFFSQPLQKEAITALIQQSVFV; encoded by the coding sequence ATGACACTGCGAAAGAAAACACTGTTACTAATCGGTCTCACTCTTATCAGTCTAATTGGGGTTATATACGCTACCTCATCAACTATTTTATTACGTAGTTTTTCAAAATTAGAGCAAGAAGATAGTCGTTACAATGTTAAAAGGGTTCATGATGCATTGTCTGATGAAGTTGATAAACTGAGTTTGACAACACGCGATTGGGCTGAATGGGACGAAACTTATTCGTTCGTGGAAAGTTCTAATCAGGAATACATCAATTCACATCTCAGTAATATCAGCATCAATCGATTAAAGCTAAATTTGATGCTTTACGTTCACGCTTCTGGAAAGATTGTTTTTGATAAAGGCTATGATTTAGAACGCGGACAAGAGCTTCCTATTTTACGCAACTTTCAAAAACATCTTACGGCTAAAACAATCTTACAGCACTCAAGTATAAAAAGCTCTATATCAGGTCTGGTAATGCTACCAGAAGGTCCAATGATGATTGCCTCAAGACCAATTCTCAATAGCGAGAGTCGCGGTCCAATTCGAGGAACCTTGATCAAGGGTCGTTATTTGAATGATTCAGCGATCGCAAAAGTGGCTGAACAAACTTATTTATCCGTAAAGGCGTATCGTTTTGATGATGCACAAATACCGCAGGATGTTCAGCAAGTGCGTTTTGCCTTGAGTTCTTCAGATCAAGGCTCAATCATAGTAAGACCATCAGATGAACAAACAGTTGCTGGATACACTCTTATTGAGGATGTTTATGGAAAACCAGCGCTGCTATTGCGCGTGGATACACCAAGATTAATTTATCAACAAGGTCAAGCAAGTACTCGTTATATCCTGTCGTCTTTATTGATTGTGGGTGTCATGTTTGTTGTTGCCACGCTATTGTTGATTGAAAAACTCATCTTGTCACGGCTATCACGATTAAGCGCTGCTGTCGAAGGAATTGGTAGAAGTGGCGATCTCGCAGCAAGGGTATTTTCCATGAGTGGGCAAGATGAACTCTCCAGCTTGGCTGGTACAATTAATGACATGTTAGAAGCGTTGAAGCACTCAATTGAAGAGCAACGCCAAAGTGAAGAACGCTATCACACATATGATAGAGTCCTCGCTGAACTATCAAAGCACAAAATGATAGATTGTAGCAATCTACACATTAATTTACAGGAAATTACAGAAGCAGCAGCACATACATTAGAAGTAGAACGTGTCGGAGTATGGGTATACGACGATGAATTGTACAAGAAACTACTTTGTGTTGACTTGTATCGCAAAAGTACAGACGAGCATTCTCAGGGTGCGGAATTAGCAGCAGCCCACTACCCTACCTACTTTGAAGCACTACAAGAAGAACGAACGATTGCAGCTTATGATGCCCACACTGATCCTAGAACAAAAGAACTAGCACAACTGTATCTTTACTCCAACAATATTACATCAATGTTGGATGCACCTATCTGGCTAGGAGGTTCTATGGTAGGAGTGGTATGTCACGAACACCTAGGCTCTAACCGCCATTGGAATATTGAAGAGAAGAATTTTGCAGCTTCAATTGCTGACTTAGTTTCTGTCTCAATTGAGGCGTGTGAACGCAAGCGATCGCAAGAAGCATTACGCAAAGCCCACGATGACTTGGAAATTCGCGTCAGACAAAGAACCGCAGAACTAGCACAGATTAACAAGGAGTTGCAAGCAGAAATTATTGAACGAACCTTAGCTGAAGAAAAATTACTCTACGAAGCCTTTCATGATTCTCTCACTGGTTTACCTAATCGAGCGCTATTTATGCAGCGACTAGGGTATGCTTTAGTGCAAGCCAAAAGACGTCATAGTTACTTATTTGCTGTCTTATTTTTAGACTTAGATCGCTTCAAATTAGTCAATGACAGTCTTGGTCATTTAGTTGGAGATCAACTACTAATTGCTTTTGTCCGCAGGTTAGAAGTTTGCTTACGCTCTATGGATATAGTCGCTCGTTTAGGTGGCGATGAGTTTGTTATCTTACTTGATGATATTAAAGATGTTAAAGATGCAACACTAATTGCAGAACGAATTCAAAAAGAACTGACATCACCGTTCAATCTTAATGGCTATGAAGTTTTCATCACAACAAGTATTGGTATTGCTCTGAGTACACCTGAGTACGATCAACCCGAAGATATCCTCCGTGATGCTGACACCGTTATGTATCGCGCTAAATCACTTGGTAAAGCACGCCATGCGGTGTTTGATAGAGAAATGCATGCACGAGCAGTATCATTATTGCAGTTAGAAAATGACCTGCGACGCGCTGTAGAACGTCAAGAGTTAGAAATTTATTACCAACCAATTGTCTCACTACGTAGTAACGAAATTACAGGTTTTGAGGCATTATTGCGGTGGAATCACCGAGGGCATGGTATGATCTCGCCAGCAGAGTTTATTCCGGTAGCTGAAGAAACTGGCTTAATTATTCCTATCGGTTACTGGGTGTTACATGAAGCTTGTCATCAAACACGTATTTGGCAAGAACAATTTCCAGATATTTCACCGTTGACAATTAATATTAATTTTTCTGGCAAACAATTTGCTCAACCAGATTTAATTAAACAAATTGATCGAATTTTACAGGAAACTGGCTTGCCTGGGCAGAGTTTGAAGATAGAAATTACCGAAAGTGTCTTAATCGAAAATGCAGATTTAGCAGCCCATATGCTAATGCAGCTCAAAAAACTTGGAGTTCAGGTGTACATTGATGACTTTGGTACAGGTTACTCATCGCTTAGTTATCTACACAATTTTCCTATTGATGCCTTAAAAATCGACCATTCTTTTGTGAAACGAATGGGTAGCAATAATGATAATCCGGAACTTGTAAAGACAATTGCAAGAATGGCACATAACTTAAATATGAATATAGTTGCTGAGGGAATTGAAACCATAGAGCAACTTATGCAACTTCAAGCTTTAAAATGTGAATATGGTCAAGGTTATTTCTTTTCTCAACCATTACAAAAAGAAGCCATAACTGCATTAATTCAACAAAGTGTTTTTGTCTAA